From Amycolatopsis cihanbeyliensis, a single genomic window includes:
- a CDS encoding glycoside hydrolase family 2 protein, with translation MVTASASEPRWRPERPPLDTPWTHQVGPDNALPEYPRPRLVRPRWLNLNGVWEYTTPGRHGEHILVPYPPESALSGIGRHDDRMWYRRTFEVPADWTGDRVLLHFGAVDQVARVWVNNQLVATHEGGYTAFSADVTDVLRAGGEQELVVRAEDTGDRGTFPVGKQANDPGGILYTQASGIWQTVWLEPVGPAHVEWLDIACDHTGFAVTPRVSGADGHRVEVVVTEPGGAELARATGAAGTRLWLPVPEPRLWSPDDPYLYDLTVRLLAADGRVADEARGYAGLRTIEVVLDGQGRPRIALNGRITVLHGPLDQGYWPDGIYTAPTDEALRFDLEQTRLAGFNCVRKHVKVEPARWYYWADRLGLLVWQDMPNLPVLLDNPPGPQAPPVRQARQRFEAELAGMIEQLRGVTSIIGWVPFNEGWGEYDTARIAAEVKAADPARLVIAGSGVNCCHSHPDGGAGDVYDDHTYVGPGRPEARDERALAAGEYGGLGLVVEGRSWPGEPQAYEMAADSRELTARYAEVSRDLAGVVRDNGLSVAIYTQTTDVENEVNGLLSYDRRTIKPDLAVVAEHNRAVIATGSG, from the coding sequence GTGGTGACGGCCTCAGCGAGTGAGCCGCGGTGGCGGCCCGAGCGGCCCCCGCTCGACACCCCATGGACCCACCAGGTCGGCCCGGACAACGCACTGCCCGAGTACCCCCGGCCGCGGTTGGTCCGGCCACGCTGGCTGAACCTCAACGGGGTCTGGGAGTACACCACCCCGGGCCGGCACGGCGAGCACATCCTGGTGCCGTACCCGCCGGAGTCGGCACTGTCCGGGATCGGGCGGCACGACGACCGGATGTGGTACCGGCGGACGTTCGAGGTCCCCGCCGACTGGACCGGGGACCGGGTGCTGCTGCACTTCGGCGCGGTCGACCAGGTGGCGCGGGTCTGGGTGAACAACCAGCTCGTCGCCACCCACGAGGGTGGGTACACGGCGTTCAGCGCGGACGTCACCGACGTACTGCGGGCCGGCGGTGAACAGGAGCTCGTGGTGCGGGCCGAGGACACCGGTGACCGTGGCACCTTCCCGGTCGGCAAGCAGGCGAACGATCCCGGCGGGATTCTCTACACCCAGGCCTCCGGCATCTGGCAGACGGTCTGGCTGGAGCCGGTCGGGCCGGCGCACGTCGAGTGGCTGGACATCGCCTGCGACCACACCGGGTTCGCCGTGACGCCGCGGGTCAGCGGCGCGGATGGCCACCGGGTCGAGGTGGTCGTGACCGAGCCGGGCGGGGCCGAGCTGGCTCGCGCCACCGGGGCCGCCGGCACCCGGCTGTGGCTGCCGGTGCCCGAGCCCCGACTCTGGAGCCCGGACGACCCGTACCTGTACGACCTGACCGTGCGGCTGCTGGCGGCCGACGGCCGGGTCGCCGATGAGGCCCGTGGCTATGCCGGCCTGCGCACGATCGAGGTGGTCCTGGACGGGCAGGGCAGGCCGCGGATCGCGCTCAACGGTCGGATCACCGTGCTGCACGGCCCGCTGGACCAGGGTTACTGGCCGGACGGGATCTACACCGCGCCCACGGACGAGGCGTTGCGGTTCGACCTCGAGCAGACCCGGCTGGCCGGGTTCAACTGCGTGCGCAAGCACGTCAAGGTCGAGCCCGCCCGCTGGTACTACTGGGCCGACCGGCTCGGCCTGCTGGTGTGGCAGGACATGCCGAACCTGCCGGTGCTGCTGGACAACCCGCCGGGACCGCAGGCTCCACCGGTCCGGCAGGCGCGGCAGCGGTTCGAGGCGGAACTGGCCGGCATGATCGAGCAACTGCGCGGGGTGACCTCGATCATCGGCTGGGTTCCGTTCAACGAGGGCTGGGGCGAGTACGACACCGCGCGGATCGCCGCCGAGGTCAAGGCCGCCGACCCGGCCCGGCTGGTGATCGCGGGCAGCGGGGTCAACTGCTGCCATTCGCACCCGGACGGCGGCGCGGGCGATGTCTACGACGACCACACCTATGTCGGCCCGGGGCGGCCGGAGGCCCGCGACGAGCGGGCACTCGCCGCCGGAGAGTACGGCGGGCTGGGGCTGGTGGTCGAGGGGCGGTCGTGGCCGGGGGAGCCGCAGGCCTACGAGATGGCCGCCGACTCGCGTGAGCTGACCGCACGCTACGCCGAGGTGAGCAGGGACCTTGCCGGTGTGGTGCGGGACAACGGGCTGTCCGTGGCGATCTACACCCAGACCACGGACGTGGAGAACGAGGTCAACGGGCTACTCAGCTACGACCGCCGCACGATCAAACCGGATCTCGCGGTGGTCGCCGAGCACAACCGGGCGGTCATCGCGACCGGCTCGGGCTGA
- a CDS encoding nuclear transport factor 2 family protein, translating to MVRPPFPPFDPDTAAQKVQAAEDAWNTRDPERVALAYTEDSVWRNRDRHVVGRARIVEFLREKWARELDYALRKELWGFRGNRIGVRFQYECRDSGGQWWRSYGNELWEFSEDGLMRRREASINDVPIAEARRRIFGPRPESEHGVPLPVY from the coding sequence ATGGTACGTCCCCCGTTTCCCCCCTTCGACCCGGACACCGCCGCGCAGAAGGTGCAGGCGGCCGAGGACGCCTGGAACACCCGCGACCCGGAGCGGGTGGCGCTGGCCTACACCGAGGACTCGGTGTGGCGTAACCGCGATCGCCACGTCGTCGGCCGCGCGCGGATCGTGGAGTTCCTCCGCGAGAAATGGGCGCGCGAACTGGACTACGCACTGCGCAAGGAGTTGTGGGGCTTCCGAGGTAACCGGATCGGCGTGCGGTTCCAGTACGAGTGCCGCGACTCCGGCGGCCAGTGGTGGCGCAGCTACGGCAACGAGCTGTGGGAGTTCAGCGAGGACGGGCTGATGCGGCGCAGGGAGGCGAGCATCAACGACGTCCCGATCGCCGAGGCGCGGCGCCGGATCTTCGGCCCGCGGCCGGAGAGCGAGCACGGGGTCCCGCTGCCGGTGTACTAG
- a CDS encoding TetR/AcrR family transcriptional regulator, with amino-acid sequence MDHAEATDLLLDAAGKLFYERGVQAVGMDAIRAESGVSLKRLYQCFPSKDTLVEAYLRRRDTRWRDSLTGYVAARDDDPLAVFDWLHDWFREPGFRGCAFVNSFGELGPTAPGVTAAVRAHKAAVRVYLRTLTTPETLADQLFALLEGATVTAAISGDPAIALTSKAAARALLAEAAGPSLSNRQEGPQPTGE; translated from the coding sequence GTGGACCACGCGGAAGCGACCGATCTGCTGCTCGACGCGGCCGGGAAGCTGTTCTACGAGCGAGGCGTGCAAGCGGTCGGGATGGATGCCATCCGAGCCGAGTCCGGTGTCTCGCTCAAACGGCTCTACCAGTGCTTCCCGTCCAAGGACACGCTGGTCGAGGCCTATCTGCGGCGCCGGGACACGCGCTGGCGCGACTCGCTCACCGGGTACGTCGCGGCCAGGGACGACGATCCGCTCGCCGTGTTCGACTGGTTGCACGACTGGTTCCGCGAACCCGGCTTCCGCGGCTGCGCCTTCGTCAACTCCTTCGGAGAGCTGGGCCCGACCGCCCCCGGCGTGACCGCGGCGGTGCGCGCGCACAAGGCGGCGGTGCGGGTCTACCTGCGCACGCTCACCACCCCCGAAACCCTCGCCGACCAGTTGTTCGCCCTGCTGGAAGGGGCTACCGTGACGGCAGCCATCAGTGGCGATCCGGCCATCGCGCTGACCAGCAAGGCAGCCGCGCGAGCGTTGCTCGCCGAGGCGGCGGGACCGTCGTTGTCGAACCGCCAGGAAGGACCTCAGCCGACTGGTGAGTAA
- a CDS encoding glycosyltransferase family 4 protein, translating into MRVLMLSWEYPPVVVGGLARHVHALARHLAKDGHEVVVLCRHVAGTDAETHPTTDRTVEGVRIIRVAEDPMHVTFERDLVAWTLAMGHAMIRAGTDLLRHWRPEVVHAHDWLVTHPAIALAEAAGVPLVGTIHATEAGRHSGWLSHPLNQQVHSVEWWLANRVDALITCSQAMRIEVAHLFELAPEDITVIHNGIEERSWQVTEQEINRARKAHSPGGAPLLLYFGRLEWEKGVQDLLEALPRIRRGHPGTRLVIAGNGRHLEELVEQSRRLRIRRAVDFVGHLSDRDLRAVLAAANAVVLPSRYEPFGIVALEAAAAKAPLVASTAGGLGEVVIDGETGLAFAPGDVPALAGAVDAVLADASAAGRRAHAAQSRLAADFDWHRIAAATAAVYRRTRIGEPTTLGRPKIATGNAFEP; encoded by the coding sequence ATGCGCGTCTTGATGCTGTCCTGGGAGTACCCGCCCGTCGTGGTCGGGGGGCTCGCCCGGCATGTTCACGCGCTGGCCAGGCATCTCGCCAAGGACGGGCACGAGGTGGTGGTGCTGTGCAGGCACGTGGCGGGCACCGACGCCGAGACGCACCCGACGACCGACCGGACGGTGGAGGGCGTGCGCATCATCCGGGTCGCCGAGGATCCGATGCACGTCACCTTCGAGCGCGACCTGGTCGCCTGGACGCTCGCGATGGGGCACGCGATGATCCGCGCCGGCACCGACCTGCTTCGCCACTGGCGTCCCGAGGTGGTGCACGCGCACGACTGGCTGGTGACCCATCCCGCGATCGCACTCGCCGAGGCGGCCGGGGTCCCGCTGGTGGGAACCATCCACGCGACCGAGGCGGGTAGGCACTCCGGCTGGCTGTCCCACCCGCTCAACCAGCAGGTGCATTCGGTCGAGTGGTGGCTGGCCAACCGGGTGGACGCGCTGATCACCTGCTCGCAGGCCATGCGCATCGAGGTCGCGCACCTGTTCGAACTGGCGCCCGAGGACATCACCGTGATCCACAACGGGATCGAGGAACGCAGCTGGCAGGTCACCGAGCAGGAGATCAACCGGGCCCGGAAGGCACACAGCCCCGGCGGCGCGCCACTACTGCTCTACTTCGGACGGTTGGAGTGGGAGAAGGGCGTGCAGGATCTGCTGGAGGCCCTTCCCCGGATCCGGCGCGGGCACCCGGGCACCCGGCTGGTGATCGCCGGGAACGGGCGTCATCTGGAAGAACTCGTGGAGCAGTCGCGCAGGCTCCGGATCCGTCGGGCCGTGGACTTCGTCGGCCACCTCTCCGATCGCGACCTGCGCGCGGTGCTGGCGGCCGCGAACGCGGTCGTGCTGCCCAGCAGGTACGAACCGTTCGGGATCGTGGCACTGGAAGCCGCCGCGGCCAAGGCCCCGCTGGTGGCGTCCACCGCGGGTGGACTGGGCGAGGTGGTGATCGACGGCGAGACCGGGCTGGCGTTCGCACCGGGCGACGTCCCCGCCCTCGCCGGGGCGGTGGACGCCGTACTCGCCGATGCGAGCGCTGCCGGAAGGCGGGCGCACGCCGCACAATCCCGCCTTGCCGCCGATTTCGACTGGCACCGGATCGCCGCGGCCACGGCCGCGGTCTACCGGCGAACCCGAATCGGCGAGCCGACGACCCTGGGTCGCCCCAAGATCGCCACCGGCAACGCCTTCGAACCCTAG
- the aceB gene encoding malate synthase A: protein MADRLNYRIEVAAHAGDRFDEILTPAALDFVARLDNEFAGRRRELLDARRRRRERLGSGEETLDFLPETRAIREDDSWCVAGAAPGLEDRRVEITGPTDRKMTVNALNSGARVWLADFEDATSPTWQNIIDGQLNLFDAIRRDIDFTTEAGKHYRIGDTPATIVARPRGWHLVDKHIRIDGRPVSAGILDFGLYFFHNARQLLARGSGPYFYLPKLEDHREARLWNDVFRLAQRELGIPQGSIRATVLIETITAALQMDEILYELREHAAGLNAGRWDYIFSVIKNFSERGADFVLPDRAQVTMTVPFMRAYTELLVSTCHRRGAHAIGGMAAFIPSKDPEAAAEALTKVREDKEREAADGFDGSWVAHPGLVDTCREVFDGVLGERPNQVDKLRQDVVVTAEDLLDVASAGGAVTEHGLRANINVGLRYIDAWLRGTGAAAIFGLMEDAATAEIARCQVWQWIRNGTKLDDGTAVTTELATNLLDEELSSVRAELGPEARLDDARAIFVETAMGEKLPNFFTTAAYARYLVQPSGS from the coding sequence ATGGCTGACCGGCTCAACTACCGCATCGAGGTCGCCGCGCACGCGGGCGACCGGTTCGACGAGATCCTCACCCCGGCGGCGCTGGACTTCGTGGCGCGGCTGGACAACGAGTTCGCCGGCCGCCGCCGGGAGCTGCTGGACGCCCGCCGCCGGCGCAGGGAACGGCTCGGATCCGGCGAGGAGACCCTGGATTTCCTGCCCGAGACGCGGGCCATCCGTGAGGACGACTCCTGGTGCGTGGCCGGGGCGGCGCCCGGTCTCGAGGACCGCAGGGTGGAGATCACCGGTCCCACCGACCGCAAGATGACGGTGAACGCGCTGAACTCCGGCGCGAGGGTGTGGCTCGCCGACTTCGAGGACGCCACGTCACCGACCTGGCAGAACATCATCGACGGCCAGCTCAACCTTTTCGACGCGATCCGGCGCGATATCGACTTCACCACCGAGGCCGGCAAGCACTACCGGATCGGGGACACCCCGGCGACCATCGTGGCGCGCCCCCGTGGCTGGCACCTGGTGGACAAGCACATCCGGATCGACGGGCGCCCGGTCTCGGCCGGCATCCTGGACTTCGGGCTGTACTTCTTCCACAACGCGCGGCAGCTGCTCGCGCGCGGCAGCGGCCCGTACTTCTACCTGCCGAAGCTGGAAGACCACCGCGAGGCCAGGTTGTGGAACGACGTGTTCCGCCTCGCCCAGCGGGAGCTCGGTATCCCGCAGGGCAGCATCCGGGCCACCGTGCTGATCGAGACGATCACCGCCGCCCTGCAGATGGACGAGATCCTCTACGAGCTGCGTGAGCACGCCGCCGGGCTGAACGCGGGTCGGTGGGACTACATCTTCAGTGTCATCAAGAACTTCAGCGAGCGCGGCGCGGACTTCGTGCTGCCCGACCGCGCGCAGGTGACGATGACCGTGCCGTTCATGCGTGCCTACACCGAGCTGCTGGTCAGCACCTGCCACCGGCGTGGCGCGCACGCCATCGGCGGGATGGCCGCGTTCATCCCGAGCAAGGACCCCGAGGCGGCGGCGGAGGCGCTGACCAAGGTCCGCGAGGACAAGGAACGCGAGGCCGCGGACGGGTTCGACGGCTCATGGGTGGCACATCCCGGCCTGGTGGACACGTGCCGTGAGGTGTTCGACGGCGTCCTCGGCGAGCGCCCGAACCAGGTGGACAAGCTGCGCCAGGATGTGGTGGTCACCGCCGAGGACCTGCTGGACGTGGCCAGTGCCGGCGGGGCGGTCACCGAGCACGGCCTTCGCGCGAACATCAACGTGGGCCTGCGGTACATCGACGCCTGGCTGCGCGGTACCGGGGCCGCGGCGATCTTCGGGCTGATGGAGGACGCGGCCACCGCGGAGATCGCGCGTTGCCAGGTGTGGCAGTGGATCCGCAACGGTACGAAGCTGGACGACGGGACCGCGGTGACCACCGAGCTCGCCACGAACCTGCTGGACGAGGAACTCTCCTCGGTGCGGGCCGAGCTCGGCCCGGAAGCCAGGCTGGACGACGCCAGGGCGATCTTCGTGGAGACCGCGATGGGGGAGAAGCTGCCGAACTTCTTCACCACCGCCGCCTACGCCCGCTACCTGGTGCAGCCGTCCGGCTCCTGA
- the aceA gene encoding isocitrate lyase: MVEKAKQWEQAAAELAKQWETDPRWQGVERSYSAAEVVKLRGSVVEENTLARRGAEKLWDLLQNEDYIHALGALTGNQAVQQVRAGLKAIYLSGWQVAADANLAGQTYPDQSLYPANSVPAVVRRINNALGRADQITWAEGDTSIDWYAPIVADAEAGFGGPLNAFELMKGMIAAGAAGVHWEDQLASEKKCGHLGGKVLIPTKQHERTLNAARLAADVAGVPSVIIARTDAQAATLLTSDVDERDRKFVTGDRTAEGFYQVRNGLEPCIERGLAYAKYADLLWMETSEPDLEVARKFAEAIKDKYPNQQLAYNCSPSFNWKKHLDDATIAKFQRELGHMGYKFQFITLAGFHALNYSMFDLAKGYASDGMSAYVELQEREFAAEERGYTATKHQREVGTGWFDQVSTALNPESSTTALKGSTEEAQF, from the coding sequence ATGGTGGAGAAGGCCAAGCAGTGGGAACAGGCGGCAGCGGAACTTGCCAAGCAGTGGGAGACCGACCCGCGGTGGCAGGGCGTCGAGCGGTCCTACTCGGCGGCCGAGGTGGTCAAGCTGCGCGGCAGCGTCGTCGAGGAGAACACGCTGGCTCGCCGCGGCGCGGAGAAGCTGTGGGACCTGCTGCAGAACGAGGACTACATCCACGCCCTCGGCGCGCTGACCGGTAACCAGGCGGTCCAGCAGGTGCGGGCCGGCCTCAAGGCGATCTACCTCTCCGGCTGGCAGGTGGCCGCCGACGCGAACCTCGCCGGGCAGACCTACCCGGACCAGAGTCTCTACCCGGCCAACTCGGTGCCCGCCGTGGTCCGCCGGATCAACAACGCGCTCGGCCGCGCCGACCAGATCACCTGGGCCGAGGGCGACACCAGCATCGACTGGTACGCGCCGATCGTGGCCGACGCCGAGGCCGGCTTCGGCGGCCCGCTGAACGCCTTCGAGCTGATGAAGGGCATGATCGCGGCCGGTGCCGCCGGGGTGCACTGGGAGGACCAGCTCGCCTCCGAGAAGAAGTGCGGCCACCTCGGCGGCAAGGTGCTCATCCCGACCAAGCAGCACGAGCGCACGCTGAACGCCGCCCGGCTGGCCGCGGACGTGGCCGGGGTGCCGTCGGTGATCATCGCCCGCACCGATGCCCAGGCCGCCACGCTGCTGACCAGCGACGTGGACGAGCGTGACCGGAAGTTCGTCACCGGTGACCGCACCGCGGAGGGCTTCTACCAGGTGCGTAACGGCCTCGAGCCGTGCATCGAGCGTGGCCTCGCCTACGCGAAGTACGCCGATCTACTGTGGATGGAGACCTCCGAGCCGGACCTCGAGGTGGCGCGGAAGTTCGCCGAGGCCATCAAGGACAAGTACCCGAACCAGCAGCTCGCCTACAACTGCTCGCCGTCGTTCAACTGGAAGAAGCACCTTGACGACGCGACGATCGCGAAGTTCCAGCGCGAGCTCGGGCACATGGGCTACAAGTTCCAGTTCATCACCCTGGCCGGCTTCCACGCGTTGAACTACTCGATGTTCGACCTCGCCAAGGGCTACGCCTCCGACGGCATGAGCGCCTACGTCGAGCTGCAGGAGCGGGAGTTCGCCGCCGAGGAGCGGGGTTACACCGCCACCAAGCACCAGCGCGAGGTCGGCACCGGCTGGTTCGACCAGGTCAGCACGGCGCTGAACCCGGAGAGCTCTACTACCGCGCTCAAGGGCTCCACCGAAGAAGCGCAGTTCTGA
- a CDS encoding short-chain fatty acyl-CoA regulator family protein — protein MDKTFAGPRLRHLRESRSMSQADLARVLEISPSYLNQIEHNARPLTVPVLLRVTEAFGVDAEFFANNDTARLVADVREALLDEAVAAEVSSSEINELANNLPTMAEALVKLHRRYRNAVENTAALVTEDGRGMHGSAAAPLPHEEVRDFFYERENYVAELDERAERMASSMGLRRGEVRTQLRAELDETYGVQVTSEGIDEAAGEQHRYEPHPRILRMAPSLRIGQQAFRMASQIALLEHDDLITELADSWAFSGPAARSLARVGLANYFAGALILPYRPFHSAAEHFRYDIERLCDYFGVGFETVCHRLSTLQRPKLRGVPFSFVRVDRAGNMSKRQSAAGFHFSRVGGACPLWNIYEAFTAPGKIFTQVASMPDGKSYFWVARTVSRNIGGYGSPGKMFSVGLGCELRHARRLVYSTGLDLDDKDAATPIGMGCKVCERPACPQRAFPTIGKRLTVDENTSTFVPYPAVPKPG, from the coding sequence ATGGACAAGACATTCGCCGGGCCCCGGCTGCGCCACCTCCGGGAAAGCAGGTCGATGAGCCAAGCCGACCTGGCCAGAGTGCTGGAGATCTCACCCAGCTACCTCAACCAGATCGAGCACAACGCCCGGCCGCTGACCGTGCCGGTGCTGCTGCGGGTGACCGAGGCATTCGGGGTGGACGCCGAGTTCTTCGCCAACAACGACACCGCGCGGCTGGTGGCCGACGTGCGGGAGGCGTTGCTGGACGAGGCGGTCGCCGCGGAGGTCTCCAGCAGCGAGATCAACGAGCTGGCGAACAACCTGCCGACCATGGCCGAGGCCCTGGTCAAACTGCACCGGCGGTACCGCAACGCGGTGGAGAACACCGCGGCGCTGGTCACCGAGGACGGCCGGGGCATGCACGGCAGCGCGGCCGCACCGCTGCCGCATGAGGAAGTGCGGGACTTCTTCTACGAGCGGGAGAACTACGTCGCCGAGCTGGACGAGCGCGCCGAACGGATGGCCTCCTCGATGGGGCTGCGCCGGGGCGAGGTGCGTACCCAGCTCCGGGCCGAACTGGACGAGACCTACGGCGTGCAGGTGACCAGCGAGGGCATCGACGAGGCGGCGGGCGAGCAGCACCGTTACGAGCCACATCCCCGCATCCTGCGGATGGCGCCCAGCCTGCGGATCGGGCAGCAGGCGTTCCGGATGGCCTCGCAGATCGCACTGCTCGAGCACGACGACCTGATCACCGAGCTGGCCGACTCCTGGGCGTTCTCCGGCCCCGCGGCGCGCTCGCTGGCCAGGGTCGGCCTCGCCAACTACTTCGCCGGGGCGCTGATCCTGCCCTACCGCCCCTTCCATTCGGCCGCGGAGCACTTCCGCTACGACATCGAGCGGTTGTGCGACTACTTCGGGGTCGGATTCGAGACGGTGTGCCACCGGCTGTCCACACTGCAACGCCCGAAGCTGCGCGGGGTCCCGTTCTCCTTCGTCCGGGTGGACAGGGCAGGAAACATGTCGAAGCGGCAGTCCGCGGCGGGATTCCACTTCTCAAGGGTCGGCGGCGCGTGTCCACTGTGGAACATCTATGAGGCGTTCACCGCCCCCGGCAAGATCTTCACCCAGGTGGCCAGCATGCCGGACGGCAAGAGCTACTTCTGGGTGGCGCGCACGGTGAGCCGCAACATCGGCGGCTACGGCAGCCCTGGCAAGATGTTCAGCGTCGGGCTCGGCTGCGAGCTGCGGCACGCCCGCAGGCTCGTCTACTCCACCGGCCTGGACCTGGACGACAAGGACGCCGCGACACCGATCGGCATGGGCTGCAAGGTGTGTGAGCGTCCCGCCTGCCCGCAGCGCGCCTTTCCCACCATCGGCAAGCGGCTCACCGTGGACGAGAACACCAGCACGTTCGTCCCCTACCCCGCCGTCCCCAAACCCGGCTGA
- a CDS encoding M14 family zinc carboxypeptidase produces MSRRRLLTALCTFTLIATATPAVAAPAATAEPRTLAPACSERPRELPIYEFTDHRELGIELDRIERVSEGRVEVAQIGRSNRGREIWSARVGTGPKAVLLTSEIHGNEKTGTDALLKMLDWVGTSDSPKARRWRDRLTIVAIPKMNPDGAELDRRGNDLSWQEVVASNPQLRHSEPAWNYYTEPRQGDDYSERPGFDVNRDYNPDLNYVPRATDFPGSSAQPGWYITPEARAVRDVYRGLAAEFGEVDTYVDLHHQGACYVMPEDRDEFVTLSVSGRFVDDPATTPGYEKYAGRYDLDYSKRLNVAVYNALRGAANNRPVFGNVTLYPQDLHLPGTGLGSFALNGSGTVLFEVRGQTQTLGQRHRGMLTRAVNIGLDGMLSAIASGQVDRLDPADYDRIPPRGPNIGTATPTADPRTLLEP; encoded by the coding sequence ATGTCGAGACGGCGCCTGCTGACCGCGCTCTGCACCTTCACCCTGATCGCGACCGCGACCCCCGCCGTCGCCGCTCCTGCCGCCACCGCCGAACCGCGGACCCTCGCCCCGGCTTGTAGCGAGCGGCCCCGCGAGCTGCCGATCTACGAGTTCACCGATCATCGCGAGCTGGGCATCGAGCTGGACCGGATCGAGCGGGTGAGCGAGGGGCGCGTCGAGGTGGCGCAGATCGGCCGCAGCAACCGCGGCCGGGAGATCTGGTCCGCGCGGGTGGGCACCGGGCCCAAGGCCGTGCTGCTGACCAGCGAGATCCACGGTAACGAGAAGACCGGCACCGACGCCCTGCTCAAGATGCTCGACTGGGTGGGCACCAGCGACTCGCCGAAGGCGCGGCGGTGGCGGGACCGGCTGACCATCGTGGCGATCCCGAAGATGAACCCGGACGGCGCCGAGCTCGACCGGCGCGGGAACGACCTGAGCTGGCAGGAGGTCGTCGCCAGCAACCCGCAACTGCGGCACAGCGAGCCCGCGTGGAACTACTACACCGAGCCCCGGCAGGGTGACGACTACTCGGAGCGTCCCGGTTTCGACGTCAACCGGGACTACAACCCGGACCTGAACTACGTGCCACGGGCCACCGACTTCCCCGGCAGCTCGGCCCAGCCCGGCTGGTACATCACCCCGGAGGCGCGGGCCGTGCGGGACGTGTACCGCGGTCTGGCCGCCGAGTTCGGCGAGGTGGACACCTACGTCGACCTGCATCACCAGGGTGCCTGCTACGTGATGCCGGAGGACAGGGACGAGTTCGTCACCCTGTCCGTCTCCGGCAGGTTCGTGGACGATCCGGCGACGACTCCCGGGTACGAGAAGTACGCCGGGCGCTATGACCTGGACTACTCGAAGCGGCTGAACGTGGCCGTGTACAACGCCCTGCGGGGTGCGGCGAACAACCGGCCGGTGTTCGGCAACGTCACCCTCTACCCGCAGGACCTGCACCTGCCCGGCACCGGGCTCGGCTCCTTCGCGCTGAACGGGAGCGGCACGGTGCTGTTCGAGGTGCGTGGCCAGACCCAGACGCTCGGCCAGCGCCACCGGGGGATGCTGACCAGGGCCGTCAACATCGGGCTGGACGGCATGCTCTCGGCGATCGCCAGCGGCCAGGTCGACCGGCTCGACCCCGCCGACTACGACCGCATCCCACCCCGCGGCCCCAACATCGGCACCGCCACCCCCACCGCCGACCCCCGCACCCTGCTCGAGCCCTGA
- a CDS encoding helix-turn-helix domain-containing protein has translation MTGWSDDEDYGPSITRRMLGLTMRQLREHARMSATEACEALEISNATLSRLENGQQGVNVHLAKSMLDVYGEVGRHDEILDLCRKSQRKGWWDTYGVNGRGYITMESDAERVRTFDVLLIPGILQSEEYARTLFQTNEDIRPERVEPLVTVRIIRQERLCGERKPLQVEAIVHEAALRCAVGGTEVMYGQLAHLAELAKLPTVSLRILPNAAGNHDSMSGGFIILTFPKKILPDTLYVEHAFGGSDSEKKQEVDRAKLKFERLRAKALDEAASLAFLERVAEELT, from the coding sequence GTGACCGGCTGGTCGGACGACGAGGACTACGGCCCGAGCATCACACGCCGGATGCTCGGGCTGACCATGCGGCAGCTACGCGAGCACGCGCGGATGTCCGCCACCGAGGCATGCGAAGCGCTCGAGATCTCCAACGCCACGCTGAGCAGGCTGGAGAACGGCCAGCAGGGCGTGAACGTGCACCTCGCCAAGAGCATGCTGGACGTCTACGGCGAGGTCGGCAGGCACGACGAGATCCTGGACCTCTGCCGCAAGTCCCAGCGCAAGGGCTGGTGGGACACCTACGGCGTGAACGGCCGCGGCTACATCACCATGGAGAGCGACGCGGAGCGCGTCCGCACGTTCGACGTGCTGCTGATACCGGGGATTCTCCAGTCGGAGGAGTACGCCAGGACCCTGTTCCAGACGAACGAGGACATCCGGCCCGAACGGGTCGAACCGCTGGTCACCGTACGGATCATCCGCCAGGAACGGCTATGCGGCGAGCGCAAACCCTTGCAGGTGGAGGCCATCGTGCACGAGGCCGCCCTGCGCTGCGCGGTCGGCGGCACCGAGGTGATGTACGGGCAGCTCGCGCACCTGGCCGAGCTCGCCAAGCTGCCCACCGTGTCCCTGCGCATCCTGCCCAATGCGGCTGGCAACCACGACAGCATGTCCGGTGGCTTCATCATCCTGACCTTCCCCAAGAAGATCCTGCCGGACACGCTGTATGTCGAGCACGCATTCGGTGGCTCCGACAGTGAGAAGAAGCAGGAGGTGGACCGGGCTAAACTAAAGTTCGAGCGGCTGCGCGCCAAGGCACTCGACGAGGCCGCGAGCCTGGCGTTCCTGGAGCGGGTGGCCGAGGAGCTGACCTGA
- a CDS encoding DUF397 domain-containing protein → MPQAEWRKSSYSDGEDTDQSACVEVAFAGNRVGVRDSKRPAGAPLSFPADAWSHFLRAVREA, encoded by the coding sequence ATGCCGCAGGCCGAATGGCGCAAGAGCAGCTACAGCGACGGCGAGGACACCGACCAGAGCGCCTGTGTGGAAGTAGCCTTCGCCGGGAACCGGGTAGGGGTCCGGGACTCGAAGCGGCCTGCTGGGGCACCACTCTCCTTCCCCGCCGATGCCTGGAGCCACTTCCTCCGGGCCGTGCGCGAGGCCTAG